In one window of Acidobacteriota bacterium DNA:
- a CDS encoding DUF6364 family protein, translating into MTAKQELTIRLSTENLKFLKRFAREHGLTATEVLGRYLTRLREASIEQPAHPRVESISGLVPSDLEARTSHMKHLAKKHG; encoded by the coding sequence ATGACCGCCAAACAAGAACTCACTATTCGCCTCTCGACTGAGAATCTCAAGTTCCTCAAGCGCTTTGCGCGAGAGCACGGTCTGACAGCAACGGAAGTTCTAGGGCGCTACCTGACGCGCTTGCGGGAAGCCTCCATTGAGCAGCCAGCCCATCCAAGAGTGGAGAGCATTTCCGGTCTGGTTCCATCGGACCTCGAAGCCCGTACCTCTCATATGAAACACCTCGCCAAGAAGCACGGATGA